A genome region from Gossypium hirsutum isolate 1008001.06 chromosome A04, Gossypium_hirsutum_v2.1, whole genome shotgun sequence includes the following:
- the LOC121228310 gene encoding protein TOM THREE HOMOLOG 1 isoform X3, translating to MGLYGVDEAVIPYNLNGESNWWHDINDSPLWQDRIFHILTALYGLVAVIALVQLVRIQLRVPEFGWTTQKVFHFLNFLVNGVRGLVFIFRRNVQDLHPEIVRHILLDMPSLVFFTTYALLVLFWAEIYYQARAESTDGLRPIFFTINVAVYSIQIAMWLVLWWKYIPVLVIISKMFFAGVSLFAALGFLLYGGRLFLMLQRFPVESKGRQNKLQEVGYVTVICSSCFLVRCIMMCFDAFDKAADLNVLNHPVLNFIYYLRNY from the exons ATGGGTCTTTACGGCGTCGACGAGGCGGTGATACCGTACAATCTGAACGGCGAATCCAATTGGTGGCACGACATTAACGATTCACCGCTCTGGCAGGACCGCATTTTTCACATTCTCACCGCCCTTTATGGCCTCGTCGCCGTCATTGCTCTC GTTCAATTGGTACGGATACAATTGAGAGTTCCCGAATTCGGTTGGACCACGCAGAAGGTCTtccattttctaaattttcttgTGAATGGGG TTCGTGGGCTAGTTTTTATTTTCAGGCGGAATGTGCAGGACTTACATCCAGAG ATCGTTCGACACATCTTGCTGGACATGCCAAGTCTAGTGTTCTTCACGACATATGCACTTTTGGTTTTGTTTTGGGCTGAGATCTACTACCAG GCACGTGCCGAGTCAACTGATGGACTGAGGCCAATTTTCTTTACAATAAATGTGGCAGTTTATTCCATTCAG ATTGCAATGTGGCTGGTATTATGGTGGAAGTATATCCCAGTTTTGGTCATCATATCGAAGATGTTCTTTGCAG GTGTCTCATTGTTCGCAGCCCTTGGGTTTTTACTATATGGTGGAAG GCTTTTCTTAATGTTGCAGCGATTCCCTGTAGAGTCCAAAGGGCGACAAAATAAGCTGCAAGAA GTTGGTTATGTGACTGTCATATGCTCCTCATGTTTCCTAGTCAGATGCATTATG aTGTGCTTTGATGCATTTGATAAAGCTGCTGATCTTAATGTTCTGAACCATCCAGTTCTAAACTTCATATATTACCTG AGGAATTACTGa
- the LOC121228310 gene encoding protein TOM THREE HOMOLOG 1 isoform X1: protein MGLYGVDEAVIPYNLNGESNWWHDINDSPLWQDRIFHILTALYGLVAVIALVQLVRIQLRVPEFGWTTQKVFHFLNFLVNGVRGLVFIFRRNVQDLHPEIVRHILLDMPSLVFFTTYALLVLFWAEIYYQARAESTDGLRPIFFTINVAVYSIQIAMWLVLWWKYIPVLVIISKMFFAGVSLFAALGFLLYGGRLFLMLQRFPVESKGRQNKLQEVGYVTVICSSCFLVRCIMMCFDAFDKAADLNVLNHPVLNFIYYLLVEILPSILVLFILRKLPPRRGITQYHPIH from the exons ATGGGTCTTTACGGCGTCGACGAGGCGGTGATACCGTACAATCTGAACGGCGAATCCAATTGGTGGCACGACATTAACGATTCACCGCTCTGGCAGGACCGCATTTTTCACATTCTCACCGCCCTTTATGGCCTCGTCGCCGTCATTGCTCTC GTTCAATTGGTACGGATACAATTGAGAGTTCCCGAATTCGGTTGGACCACGCAGAAGGTCTtccattttctaaattttcttgTGAATGGGG TTCGTGGGCTAGTTTTTATTTTCAGGCGGAATGTGCAGGACTTACATCCAGAG ATCGTTCGACACATCTTGCTGGACATGCCAAGTCTAGTGTTCTTCACGACATATGCACTTTTGGTTTTGTTTTGGGCTGAGATCTACTACCAG GCACGTGCCGAGTCAACTGATGGACTGAGGCCAATTTTCTTTACAATAAATGTGGCAGTTTATTCCATTCAG ATTGCAATGTGGCTGGTATTATGGTGGAAGTATATCCCAGTTTTGGTCATCATATCGAAGATGTTCTTTGCAG GTGTCTCATTGTTCGCAGCCCTTGGGTTTTTACTATATGGTGGAAG GCTTTTCTTAATGTTGCAGCGATTCCCTGTAGAGTCCAAAGGGCGACAAAATAAGCTGCAAGAA GTTGGTTATGTGACTGTCATATGCTCCTCATGTTTCCTAGTCAGATGCATTATG aTGTGCTTTGATGCATTTGATAAAGCTGCTGATCTTAATGTTCTGAACCATCCAGTTCTAAACTTCATATATTACCTG TTGGTGGAGATATTACCTTCAATTTTGGTCCTTTTCATTTTACGGAAGTTGCCACCAAGACGAGGTATTACTCAGTATCATCCGATACACTGA
- the LOC121228310 gene encoding protein TOM THREE HOMOLOG 1 isoform X2: MGLYGVDEAVIPYNLNGESNWWHDINDSPLWQDRIFHILTALYGLVAVIALVQLVRIQLRVPEFGWTTQKVFHFLNFLVNGVRGLVFIFRRNVQDLHPEIVRHILLDMPSLVFFTTYALLVLFWAEIYYQARAESTDGLRPIFFTINVAVYSIQIAMWLVLWWKYIPVLVIISKMFFAGVSLFAALGFLLYGGRLFLMLQRFPVESKGRQNKLQEVGYVTVICSSCFLVRCIMMCFDAFDKAADLNVLNHPVLNFIYYLVNSDTQGRKNCKNRC; encoded by the exons ATGGGTCTTTACGGCGTCGACGAGGCGGTGATACCGTACAATCTGAACGGCGAATCCAATTGGTGGCACGACATTAACGATTCACCGCTCTGGCAGGACCGCATTTTTCACATTCTCACCGCCCTTTATGGCCTCGTCGCCGTCATTGCTCTC GTTCAATTGGTACGGATACAATTGAGAGTTCCCGAATTCGGTTGGACCACGCAGAAGGTCTtccattttctaaattttcttgTGAATGGGG TTCGTGGGCTAGTTTTTATTTTCAGGCGGAATGTGCAGGACTTACATCCAGAG ATCGTTCGACACATCTTGCTGGACATGCCAAGTCTAGTGTTCTTCACGACATATGCACTTTTGGTTTTGTTTTGGGCTGAGATCTACTACCAG GCACGTGCCGAGTCAACTGATGGACTGAGGCCAATTTTCTTTACAATAAATGTGGCAGTTTATTCCATTCAG ATTGCAATGTGGCTGGTATTATGGTGGAAGTATATCCCAGTTTTGGTCATCATATCGAAGATGTTCTTTGCAG GTGTCTCATTGTTCGCAGCCCTTGGGTTTTTACTATATGGTGGAAG GCTTTTCTTAATGTTGCAGCGATTCCCTGTAGAGTCCAAAGGGCGACAAAATAAGCTGCAAGAA GTTGGTTATGTGACTGTCATATGCTCCTCATGTTTCCTAGTCAGATGCATTATG aTGTGCTTTGATGCATTTGATAAAGCTGCTGATCTTAATGTTCTGAACCATCCAGTTCTAAACTTCATATATTACCTG GTCAACAGTGACACACAAGGAAGAAAAAACTGCAAGAATCGATGCTAA